The genomic stretch CCTCGAACCGTTCCACCCCGAACGGATGGCCTCCCGCATCTTGGGGATGGGCGACATCCTCACCTTCGTCGAAAAGGCGCAGGACCAGGTCGACGAGAAGCAGGCGAAGGAGCTCGAGCGGAAGCTCCGGAAGAACGAGTTCACGCTCGAGGATTTCCGCGACCAGCTGCTGCGGCTGAAGAAGATGGGGTCGATGGAGGAGATCCTCGGCATGATCCCCGGCCTCGGCGCGAAGGCGAAGGAGCTGAAGGGGATGGCGCCCGACGAGGGGGAACTGAAGCGGGTGGTGGCCATCATCGACTCGATGACGGCCCAGGAGCGCCGAAACGCGCGGCTCCTCAACGGCAGCCGCCGGAAGCGGATCGCCGCGGGGAGCGGGACGACCGTGCAGGACGTGAACCGCCTGATGAAGAATTTCCAGCAGGCGGAGGCGATGATCCGGCGGATGACGAAGGGCGGCATGCGCGGCATGGGCAGAACCCCCCCCTTTTCCAGATAGTCGGAACGTGGGGCACAGTGAGACCGGCCTCCAGGGTTCCGTTCCCGCAGAGGCCGTGCACCGAGAGGGTCGATGCGCCGCCTCCGGCGAGGCGCCCGACCGAGGCGTACCAATGCGGTACGATGAGGGAGGGGAACGATGCCGGGGCGGATGCAGCGGGCCTCGAATGCCGGGATCTGAGGGAATGGAGCCTTGGAGGCCGGTGCGCAGCCGTGCAGGTTCACCGCACGGCGAGCCACGAACGGAGCCCCCGCTCCGAGGCGATGGAGCCGAAGGGGGAGTCCCGGAGGCGCAGTATTTGTGAAACGAAGCGGTTGCGGATGTGGTAAAGTGGCGAAACTTCCAACGAAAAGCAGGAGGATCGGTTCATGGCGGTGAAGATTCGTTTGGCGCGGACGGGCCGGAAGAAGATGGCCTACTACCGTGTGGTGGTGGCGGACTCGAAGATGCCCCGCGACGGGCGCTGCATCGCGTACGTCGGCACGTACGCTCCCCGGGAGAACCCGGCCAGGATCGTGATCGACGACGCGGTGACCCTTAAATGGCTCGCGGAGGGCGCGCTGCCGACCGAAACGGTCAAGTCCCTTCTGAAAAAGTCCGGCACGTGGAACAAGTTTCTGGAGACCAAGGCGATCAAACCCGCCACGGCTTAGGGGGGACATTCCTGGTTCAACCCCGGGACGAAGGGAAGGAGTGTCCTCCCACTGCGGGAGGCTTCTGCTGCGCCGCCTCGGAGGGCGGGGCTCCGTTCGTGGCTCCTGCGGCGGCTTCGCCGGAGGATGAGTACCGGAGGCGCTGCATGTCGGAGTGGCCCCCGCCATGAAGTATCTCGACATCGGCCGGGTGATCGGCCTCCACGGCGTTCGCGGCAAGGTCAAGGTGGCGGCGTTTTCGGGGGATCCCGGGGGGGTCCTGGCCGCGAAGTCCTTACGGCTCTCCGGGGGGCGCGGCATGGCGCCCGGGGCTGTGGACGACTACGAAGTGACGACGACGCGGCGCTCGGGCGGTTGCGCCGTTTTCGCTTTGTCCGGGATCGACACCGTCGAGGCGGCGGAACCGCTGGTGCAGGCGGTCGTCTCCGTGCGGCACGAAGATCTCCCCGCCCTCCC from Deltaproteobacteria bacterium CG2_30_66_27 encodes the following:
- a CDS encoding 16S rRNA processing protein RimM, which encodes MKYLDIGRVIGLHGVRGKVKVAAFSGDPGGVLAAKSLRLSGGRGMAPGAVDDYEVTTTRRSGGCAVFALSGIDTVEAAEPLVQAVVSVRHEDLPALPEDEFYWIDAIGCLVVDEAGAPLGEVVAVEPGTAYDFLVIRRPGGEDGYLPVVAAFLRKVDTKARRVVASPPEGW
- a CDS encoding 30S ribosomal protein S16 is translated as MAVKIRLARTGRKKMAYYRVVVADSKMPRDGRCIAYVGTYAPRENPARIVIDDAVTLKWLAEGALPTETVKSLLKKSGTWNKFLETKAIKPATA